One genomic window of Daphnia pulex isolate KAP4 chromosome 10, ASM2113471v1 includes the following:
- the LOC124204353 gene encoding uncharacterized protein LOC124204353 isoform X4, whose amino-acid sequence MDSYKRRNRGPSNHYSKYQPNYCDESSPRESFDGNYARSSKSNSESPNSHRTSAQSTFECRVCLNTYQSNRELYAHLHAAQHLRPLSRLNVPEDEETFPNRKRKHHGIFCKVCFHEFDTHNELKKHLTESGHHWSAKRVKHMSSHDKTAYEHEYSDRRRHSSSTDTRSDRSFACQNPDLVAAEESRGKDPSPGSRARSYVCSVVLDDPAPVPVLEKDISALGGDNSGSSKVKMPMISSNLGTDHDQSIITSPDSSILVSSKISNESPSTSEIQKGMAVIPMETSVPATDPRRKIPSARLESDKKESRNLNTKWAPIYCDRPKPNLVEKRIPWKLIPIDLVPSNYPGNLMRRFSRDVISTCAAPHPSSSPDDRASIQSPVPCPDGARGVQENHTVTKSVVDLDGKSATNRTGELMDKEPWNADSTSCSPSSPKCDHGTSSHKSTEAEIPSLRTNVIPPLIPRPVIDRQVEADILEALGSLNSMLDASELLLSKPIQSASSEVLTSNNAENVDVPQSPVIVEDKSQHVTLSLTAENVVQSVESCSLQILGESVKEEVANVDSPGNSSTSSPKPAEQSVTTEEVVDSCPSCQTLLDILGLKIDLKTGNASVTCLGCDVHIVMANVFKKL is encoded by the exons ATGGATTCATACAAGAGAAGAAATAGAGGACCTAGTAACCACTATAGTAAATACCAGCCAAACTATTGTGATGAATCTTCCCCTAGGGAATCATTTGATGGCAACTATGCAAGATCTTCTAAGTCAAACTCAGAATCACCAAATTCTCATAGGACATCTGCTCAATCAACTTTTGAATGCAGAGTGTGTTTGAATACTTATCAAAGCAATAGAGAGTTATATGCTCATTTGCACGCTGCACAGCATTTAAGACCCCTTTCGAGATTAAACGTacctgaagatgaagaaacatTTCCAAACAGGAAACGAAAACATCATGGCATTTTTTGCAAAGTCTGTTTCCATGAGTTTGATACTCACAATGAACTAAAAAAGCACCTTACAGAATCTGGTCATCATTGGTCAGCAAAACGAGTTAAACACATGTCATCCCATGACAAAACTGCAT atgAACATGAGTATTCTGATCGTCGACGACATTCATCTTCTACTGATACAAGATCAGATAGATCATTTGCTTGCCAAAATCCAGATCTTGTTGCTGCAGAAG AATCCAGAGGAAAAGATCCCAGTCCAGGGTCCAGGGCACGATCATATGTGTGTTCTGTGGTTTTGGATGATCCCGCTCCTGTTCCCGTACTAGAAAAAGACATAAGTGCGTTGGGTGGTGATAATTCCGGATcga GTAAAGTAAAAATGCCAATGATTTCTTCTAATTTGGGAACAGATCATGATCAGTCAATTATTACAAGTCCGGATAGCTCAATTCTTGTTTCGTcgaaaatatcaaatgaatCGCCTTCTACGTCCGAGATTCAAAAAGGAATGGCTGTTATTCCTATGGAAACCTCCGTTCCAGCAACCGATCCCCGTAGAAAAATCCCATCCGCCAGGCTAGAGTCGGACAAGAAAGAATCAAGGAACCTAAACACGAAATGGGCACCCATCTACTGCGATCGCCCGAAACCCAACTTGGTCGAAAAGCGGATTCCCTGGAAGCTGATTCCAATAGACCTTGTACCATCAAATTACCCTG GAAACCTTATGAGGCGCTTCAGTCGGGACGTGATCTCCACGTGCGCCGCTCCACATCCGTCCAGTTCACCGGATGATCGAGCGTCTATACAGTCACCAGTACCTTGCCCAGACGGAGCCAGAGGAGTTCAAGAGAATCATACTGTTACCAAGTCAGTAGTGGACCTTGATGGAAAATCAGCGACAAATAGAACTGGAGAGCTGATGGATAAAGAGCCTTGGAACGCTGATTCTACATCGTGTTCGCCTTCTTCGCCTAAATGTGATCACGGAACCAGCTCTCATAAAAGCACTGAAGCCGAGATTCCTAGTTTACGGACTAATGTAATACCCCCTCTCATTCCTCGCCCAGTAATAGACCGTCAAGTAGAAGCGGACATACTGGAAGCATTGGGATCACTGAATTCAATGCTCGACGCCTCAGAGTTGTTATTGTCAAAACCGATTCAGTCTGCTTCATCTGAAGTACTTACTTCTAATAATGCTGAAAACGTAGATGTACCTCAATCACCCGTAATTGTGGAAGATAAATCACAACATGTAACTTTATCTCTTACCGCTGAAAATGTTGTACAAAGTGTCGAGTCATGTTCATTGCAGATATTGGGCGAATCCGTCAAGGAAGAAGTTGCCAACGTTGATTCCCCGGGAAattcttcaacttcttcacCTAAGCCAGCTGAACAGTCGGTCACTACTGAAGAAGTGGTTGATTCATGTCCCAGTTGCCAGACTCTCCTTGACATTCTTGGGTTGAAGATCGATTTAAAAACCGGAAACGCCTCAGTAACTTGTCTTGGATGCGATGTTCATATAGTCATGGccaatgttttcaaaaagttgtga
- the LOC124204353 gene encoding uncharacterized protein LOC124204353 isoform X6 yields the protein MDSYKRRNRGPSNHYSKYQPNYCDESSPRESFDGNYARSSKSNSESPNSHRTSAQSTFECRVCLNTYQSNRELYAHLHAAQHLRPLSRLNVPEDEETFPNRKRKHHGIFCKVCFHEFDTHNELKKHLTESGHHWSAKRVKHMSSHDKTAYEHEYSDRRRHSSSTDTRSDRSFACQNPDLVAAEESRGKDPSPGSRARSYVCSVVLDDPAPVPVLEKDISALGGDNSGSNHDQSIITSPDSSILVSSKISNESPSTSEIQKGMAVIPMETSVPATDPRRKIPSARLESDKKESRNLNTKWAPIYCDRPKPNLVEKRIPWKLIPIDLVPSNYPGNQLSDSRASNPRIPSPTEDVSIDQLAAQLKENTGNLMRRFSRDVISTCAAPHPSSSPDDRASIQSPVPCPDGARGVQENHTVTKSVVDLDGKSATNRTGELMDKEPWNADSTSCSPSSPKCDHGTSSHKSTEAEIPSLRTNVIPPLIPRPVIDRQVEADILEALGSLNSMLDASELLLSKPIQSASSEVLTSNNAENVDVPQSPVIVEDKSQHVTLSLTAENVVQSVESCSLQILGESVKEEVANVDSPGNSSTSSPKPAEQSVTTEEVVDSCPSCQTLLDILGLKIDLKTGNASVTCLGCDVHIVMANVFKKL from the exons ATGGATTCATACAAGAGAAGAAATAGAGGACCTAGTAACCACTATAGTAAATACCAGCCAAACTATTGTGATGAATCTTCCCCTAGGGAATCATTTGATGGCAACTATGCAAGATCTTCTAAGTCAAACTCAGAATCACCAAATTCTCATAGGACATCTGCTCAATCAACTTTTGAATGCAGAGTGTGTTTGAATACTTATCAAAGCAATAGAGAGTTATATGCTCATTTGCACGCTGCACAGCATTTAAGACCCCTTTCGAGATTAAACGTacctgaagatgaagaaacatTTCCAAACAGGAAACGAAAACATCATGGCATTTTTTGCAAAGTCTGTTTCCATGAGTTTGATACTCACAATGAACTAAAAAAGCACCTTACAGAATCTGGTCATCATTGGTCAGCAAAACGAGTTAAACACATGTCATCCCATGACAAAACTGCAT atgAACATGAGTATTCTGATCGTCGACGACATTCATCTTCTACTGATACAAGATCAGATAGATCATTTGCTTGCCAAAATCCAGATCTTGTTGCTGCAGAAG AATCCAGAGGAAAAGATCCCAGTCCAGGGTCCAGGGCACGATCATATGTGTGTTCTGTGGTTTTGGATGATCCCGCTCCTGTTCCCGTACTAGAAAAAGACATAAGTGCGTTGGGTGGTGATAATTCCGGATcga ATCATGATCAGTCAATTATTACAAGTCCGGATAGCTCAATTCTTGTTTCGTcgaaaatatcaaatgaatCGCCTTCTACGTCCGAGATTCAAAAAGGAATGGCTGTTATTCCTATGGAAACCTCCGTTCCAGCAACCGATCCCCGTAGAAAAATCCCATCCGCCAGGCTAGAGTCGGACAAGAAAGAATCAAGGAACCTAAACACGAAATGGGCACCCATCTACTGCGATCGCCCGAAACCCAACTTGGTCGAAAAGCGGATTCCCTGGAAGCTGATTCCAATAGACCTTGTACCATCAAATTACCCTGGTAATCAACTCTCTGATAGCAGAGCGTCAAACCCCAGAATTCCTAGTCCTACTGAAGATGTATCGATTGATCAGCTGGCTGCACAATTGAAGGAAAATACTG GAAACCTTATGAGGCGCTTCAGTCGGGACGTGATCTCCACGTGCGCCGCTCCACATCCGTCCAGTTCACCGGATGATCGAGCGTCTATACAGTCACCAGTACCTTGCCCAGACGGAGCCAGAGGAGTTCAAGAGAATCATACTGTTACCAAGTCAGTAGTGGACCTTGATGGAAAATCAGCGACAAATAGAACTGGAGAGCTGATGGATAAAGAGCCTTGGAACGCTGATTCTACATCGTGTTCGCCTTCTTCGCCTAAATGTGATCACGGAACCAGCTCTCATAAAAGCACTGAAGCCGAGATTCCTAGTTTACGGACTAATGTAATACCCCCTCTCATTCCTCGCCCAGTAATAGACCGTCAAGTAGAAGCGGACATACTGGAAGCATTGGGATCACTGAATTCAATGCTCGACGCCTCAGAGTTGTTATTGTCAAAACCGATTCAGTCTGCTTCATCTGAAGTACTTACTTCTAATAATGCTGAAAACGTAGATGTACCTCAATCACCCGTAATTGTGGAAGATAAATCACAACATGTAACTTTATCTCTTACCGCTGAAAATGTTGTACAAAGTGTCGAGTCATGTTCATTGCAGATATTGGGCGAATCCGTCAAGGAAGAAGTTGCCAACGTTGATTCCCCGGGAAattcttcaacttcttcacCTAAGCCAGCTGAACAGTCGGTCACTACTGAAGAAGTGGTTGATTCATGTCCCAGTTGCCAGACTCTCCTTGACATTCTTGGGTTGAAGATCGATTTAAAAACCGGAAACGCCTCAGTAACTTGTCTTGGATGCGATGTTCATATAGTCATGGccaatgttttcaaaaagttgtga
- the LOC124204353 gene encoding uncharacterized protein LOC124204353 isoform X3, with translation MDSYKRRNRGPSNHYSKYQPNYCDESSPRESFDGNYARSSKSNSESPNSHRTSAQSTFECRVCLNTYQSNRELYAHLHAAQHLRPLSRLNVPEDEETFPNRKRKHHGIFCKVCFHEFDTHNELKKHLTESGHHWSAKRVKHMSSHDKTAYEHEYSDRRRHSSSTDTRSDRSFACQNPDLVAAEESRGKDPSPGSRARSYVCSVVLDDPAPVPVLEKDISALGGDNSGSSKVKMPMISSNLGTDHDQSIITSPDSSILVSSKISNESPSTSEIQKGMAVIPMETSVPATDPRRKIPSARLESDKKESRNLNTKWAPIYCDRPKPNLVEKRIPWKLIPIDLVPSNYPGNQLSDSRASNPRIPSPTEDVSIDQLAAQLKENTGNLMRRFSRDVISTCAAPHPSSSPDDRASIQSPVPCPDGARGVQENHTVTKSVVDLDGKSATNRTGELMDKEPWNADSTSCSPSSPKCDHGTSSHKSTEAEIPSLRTNVIPPLIPRPVIDRQVEADILEALGSLNSMLDASELLLSKPIQSASSEVLTSNNAENVDVPQSPVIVEDKSQHVTLSLTAENVVQSVESCSLQILGESVKEEVANVDSPGNSSTSSPKPAEQSVTTEEVVDSCPSCQTLLDILGLKIDLKTGNASVTCLGCDVHIVMANVFKKL, from the exons ATGGATTCATACAAGAGAAGAAATAGAGGACCTAGTAACCACTATAGTAAATACCAGCCAAACTATTGTGATGAATCTTCCCCTAGGGAATCATTTGATGGCAACTATGCAAGATCTTCTAAGTCAAACTCAGAATCACCAAATTCTCATAGGACATCTGCTCAATCAACTTTTGAATGCAGAGTGTGTTTGAATACTTATCAAAGCAATAGAGAGTTATATGCTCATTTGCACGCTGCACAGCATTTAAGACCCCTTTCGAGATTAAACGTacctgaagatgaagaaacatTTCCAAACAGGAAACGAAAACATCATGGCATTTTTTGCAAAGTCTGTTTCCATGAGTTTGATACTCACAATGAACTAAAAAAGCACCTTACAGAATCTGGTCATCATTGGTCAGCAAAACGAGTTAAACACATGTCATCCCATGACAAAACTGCAT atgAACATGAGTATTCTGATCGTCGACGACATTCATCTTCTACTGATACAAGATCAGATAGATCATTTGCTTGCCAAAATCCAGATCTTGTTGCTGCAGAAG AATCCAGAGGAAAAGATCCCAGTCCAGGGTCCAGGGCACGATCATATGTGTGTTCTGTGGTTTTGGATGATCCCGCTCCTGTTCCCGTACTAGAAAAAGACATAAGTGCGTTGGGTGGTGATAATTCCGGATcga GTAAAGTAAAAATGCCAATGATTTCTTCTAATTTGGGAACAGATCATGATCAGTCAATTATTACAAGTCCGGATAGCTCAATTCTTGTTTCGTcgaaaatatcaaatgaatCGCCTTCTACGTCCGAGATTCAAAAAGGAATGGCTGTTATTCCTATGGAAACCTCCGTTCCAGCAACCGATCCCCGTAGAAAAATCCCATCCGCCAGGCTAGAGTCGGACAAGAAAGAATCAAGGAACCTAAACACGAAATGGGCACCCATCTACTGCGATCGCCCGAAACCCAACTTGGTCGAAAAGCGGATTCCCTGGAAGCTGATTCCAATAGACCTTGTACCATCAAATTACCCTGGTAATCAACTCTCTGATAGCAGAGCGTCAAACCCCAGAATTCCTAGTCCTACTGAAGATGTATCGATTGATCAGCTGGCTGCACAATTGAAGGAAAATACTG GAAACCTTATGAGGCGCTTCAGTCGGGACGTGATCTCCACGTGCGCCGCTCCACATCCGTCCAGTTCACCGGATGATCGAGCGTCTATACAGTCACCAGTACCTTGCCCAGACGGAGCCAGAGGAGTTCAAGAGAATCATACTGTTACCAAGTCAGTAGTGGACCTTGATGGAAAATCAGCGACAAATAGAACTGGAGAGCTGATGGATAAAGAGCCTTGGAACGCTGATTCTACATCGTGTTCGCCTTCTTCGCCTAAATGTGATCACGGAACCAGCTCTCATAAAAGCACTGAAGCCGAGATTCCTAGTTTACGGACTAATGTAATACCCCCTCTCATTCCTCGCCCAGTAATAGACCGTCAAGTAGAAGCGGACATACTGGAAGCATTGGGATCACTGAATTCAATGCTCGACGCCTCAGAGTTGTTATTGTCAAAACCGATTCAGTCTGCTTCATCTGAAGTACTTACTTCTAATAATGCTGAAAACGTAGATGTACCTCAATCACCCGTAATTGTGGAAGATAAATCACAACATGTAACTTTATCTCTTACCGCTGAAAATGTTGTACAAAGTGTCGAGTCATGTTCATTGCAGATATTGGGCGAATCCGTCAAGGAAGAAGTTGCCAACGTTGATTCCCCGGGAAattcttcaacttcttcacCTAAGCCAGCTGAACAGTCGGTCACTACTGAAGAAGTGGTTGATTCATGTCCCAGTTGCCAGACTCTCCTTGACATTCTTGGGTTGAAGATCGATTTAAAAACCGGAAACGCCTCAGTAACTTGTCTTGGATGCGATGTTCATATAGTCATGGccaatgttttcaaaaagttgtga
- the LOC124204353 gene encoding uncharacterized protein LOC124204353 isoform X1, translating to MDSYKRRNRGPSNHYSKYQPNYCDESSPRESFDGNYARSSKSNSESPNSHRTSAQSTFECRVCLNTYQSNRELYAHLHAAQHLRPLSRLNVPEDEETFPNRKRKHHGIFCKVCFHEFDTHNELKKHLTESGHHWSAKRVKHMSSHDKTAYEHEYSDRRRHSSSTDTRSDRSFACQNPDLVAAEESRGKDPSPGSRARSYVCSVVLDDPAPVPVLEKDISALGGDNSGSSKVKMPMISSNLGTDHDQSIITSPDSSILVSSKISNESPSTSEIQKGMAVIPMETSVPATDPRRKIPSARLESDKKESRNLNTKWAPIYCDRPKPNLVEKRIPWKLIPIDLVPSNYPGNQLSDSRASNPRIPSPTEDVSIDQLAAQLKENTGATFIPYSRTEANVSHSPVSFEGNLMRRFSRDVISTCAAPHPSSSPDDRASIQSPVPCPDGARGVQENHTVTKSVVDLDGKSATNRTGELMDKEPWNADSTSCSPSSPKCDHGTSSHKSTEAEIPSLRTNVIPPLIPRPVIDRQVEADILEALGSLNSMLDASELLLSKPIQSASSEVLTSNNAENVDVPQSPVIVEDKSQHVTLSLTAENVVQSVESCSLQILGESVKEEVANVDSPGNSSTSSPKPAEQSVTTEEVVDSCPSCQTLLDILGLKIDLKTGNASVTCLGCDVHIVMANVFKKL from the exons ATGGATTCATACAAGAGAAGAAATAGAGGACCTAGTAACCACTATAGTAAATACCAGCCAAACTATTGTGATGAATCTTCCCCTAGGGAATCATTTGATGGCAACTATGCAAGATCTTCTAAGTCAAACTCAGAATCACCAAATTCTCATAGGACATCTGCTCAATCAACTTTTGAATGCAGAGTGTGTTTGAATACTTATCAAAGCAATAGAGAGTTATATGCTCATTTGCACGCTGCACAGCATTTAAGACCCCTTTCGAGATTAAACGTacctgaagatgaagaaacatTTCCAAACAGGAAACGAAAACATCATGGCATTTTTTGCAAAGTCTGTTTCCATGAGTTTGATACTCACAATGAACTAAAAAAGCACCTTACAGAATCTGGTCATCATTGGTCAGCAAAACGAGTTAAACACATGTCATCCCATGACAAAACTGCAT atgAACATGAGTATTCTGATCGTCGACGACATTCATCTTCTACTGATACAAGATCAGATAGATCATTTGCTTGCCAAAATCCAGATCTTGTTGCTGCAGAAG AATCCAGAGGAAAAGATCCCAGTCCAGGGTCCAGGGCACGATCATATGTGTGTTCTGTGGTTTTGGATGATCCCGCTCCTGTTCCCGTACTAGAAAAAGACATAAGTGCGTTGGGTGGTGATAATTCCGGATcga GTAAAGTAAAAATGCCAATGATTTCTTCTAATTTGGGAACAGATCATGATCAGTCAATTATTACAAGTCCGGATAGCTCAATTCTTGTTTCGTcgaaaatatcaaatgaatCGCCTTCTACGTCCGAGATTCAAAAAGGAATGGCTGTTATTCCTATGGAAACCTCCGTTCCAGCAACCGATCCCCGTAGAAAAATCCCATCCGCCAGGCTAGAGTCGGACAAGAAAGAATCAAGGAACCTAAACACGAAATGGGCACCCATCTACTGCGATCGCCCGAAACCCAACTTGGTCGAAAAGCGGATTCCCTGGAAGCTGATTCCAATAGACCTTGTACCATCAAATTACCCTGGTAATCAACTCTCTGATAGCAGAGCGTCAAACCCCAGAATTCCTAGTCCTACTGAAGATGTATCGATTGATCAGCTGGCTGCACAATTGAAGGAAAATACTGGTGCGACATTTATACCCTATTCAAGGACGGAAGCCAATGTTTCCCATTCCCCTGTCTCTTTTGAAGGAAACCTTATGAGGCGCTTCAGTCGGGACGTGATCTCCACGTGCGCCGCTCCACATCCGTCCAGTTCACCGGATGATCGAGCGTCTATACAGTCACCAGTACCTTGCCCAGACGGAGCCAGAGGAGTTCAAGAGAATCATACTGTTACCAAGTCAGTAGTGGACCTTGATGGAAAATCAGCGACAAATAGAACTGGAGAGCTGATGGATAAAGAGCCTTGGAACGCTGATTCTACATCGTGTTCGCCTTCTTCGCCTAAATGTGATCACGGAACCAGCTCTCATAAAAGCACTGAAGCCGAGATTCCTAGTTTACGGACTAATGTAATACCCCCTCTCATTCCTCGCCCAGTAATAGACCGTCAAGTAGAAGCGGACATACTGGAAGCATTGGGATCACTGAATTCAATGCTCGACGCCTCAGAGTTGTTATTGTCAAAACCGATTCAGTCTGCTTCATCTGAAGTACTTACTTCTAATAATGCTGAAAACGTAGATGTACCTCAATCACCCGTAATTGTGGAAGATAAATCACAACATGTAACTTTATCTCTTACCGCTGAAAATGTTGTACAAAGTGTCGAGTCATGTTCATTGCAGATATTGGGCGAATCCGTCAAGGAAGAAGTTGCCAACGTTGATTCCCCGGGAAattcttcaacttcttcacCTAAGCCAGCTGAACAGTCGGTCACTACTGAAGAAGTGGTTGATTCATGTCCCAGTTGCCAGACTCTCCTTGACATTCTTGGGTTGAAGATCGATTTAAAAACCGGAAACGCCTCAGTAACTTGTCTTGGATGCGATGTTCATATAGTCATGGccaatgttttcaaaaagttgtga
- the LOC124204353 gene encoding uncharacterized protein LOC124204353 isoform X5 — MDSYKRRNRGPSNHYSKYQPNYCDESSPRESFDGNYARSSKSNSESPNSHRTSAQSTFECRVCLNTYQSNRELYAHLHAAQHLRPLSRLNVPEDEETFPNRKRKHHGIFCKVCFHEFDTHNELKKHLTESGHHWSAKRVKHMSSHDKTAYEHEYSDRRRHSSSTDTRSDRSFACQNPDLVAAEESRGKDPSPGSRARSYVCSVVLDDPAPVPVLEKDISALGGDNSGSNHDQSIITSPDSSILVSSKISNESPSTSEIQKGMAVIPMETSVPATDPRRKIPSARLESDKKESRNLNTKWAPIYCDRPKPNLVEKRIPWKLIPIDLVPSNYPGNLMRRFSRDVISTCAAPHPSSSPDDRASIQSPVPCPDGARGVQENHTVTKSVVDLDGKSATNRTGELMDKEPWNADSTSCSPSSPKCDHGTSSHKSTEAEIPSLRTNVIPPLIPRPVIDRQVEADILEALGSLNSMLDASELLLSKPIQSASSEVLTSNNAENVDVPQSPVIVEDKSQHVTLSLTAENVVQSVESCSLQILGESVKEEVANVDSPGNSSTSSPKPAEQSVTTEEVVDSCPSCQTLLDILGLKIDLKTGNASVTCLGCDVHIVMANVFKKL, encoded by the exons ATGGATTCATACAAGAGAAGAAATAGAGGACCTAGTAACCACTATAGTAAATACCAGCCAAACTATTGTGATGAATCTTCCCCTAGGGAATCATTTGATGGCAACTATGCAAGATCTTCTAAGTCAAACTCAGAATCACCAAATTCTCATAGGACATCTGCTCAATCAACTTTTGAATGCAGAGTGTGTTTGAATACTTATCAAAGCAATAGAGAGTTATATGCTCATTTGCACGCTGCACAGCATTTAAGACCCCTTTCGAGATTAAACGTacctgaagatgaagaaacatTTCCAAACAGGAAACGAAAACATCATGGCATTTTTTGCAAAGTCTGTTTCCATGAGTTTGATACTCACAATGAACTAAAAAAGCACCTTACAGAATCTGGTCATCATTGGTCAGCAAAACGAGTTAAACACATGTCATCCCATGACAAAACTGCAT atgAACATGAGTATTCTGATCGTCGACGACATTCATCTTCTACTGATACAAGATCAGATAGATCATTTGCTTGCCAAAATCCAGATCTTGTTGCTGCAGAAG AATCCAGAGGAAAAGATCCCAGTCCAGGGTCCAGGGCACGATCATATGTGTGTTCTGTGGTTTTGGATGATCCCGCTCCTGTTCCCGTACTAGAAAAAGACATAAGTGCGTTGGGTGGTGATAATTCCGGATcga ATCATGATCAGTCAATTATTACAAGTCCGGATAGCTCAATTCTTGTTTCGTcgaaaatatcaaatgaatCGCCTTCTACGTCCGAGATTCAAAAAGGAATGGCTGTTATTCCTATGGAAACCTCCGTTCCAGCAACCGATCCCCGTAGAAAAATCCCATCCGCCAGGCTAGAGTCGGACAAGAAAGAATCAAGGAACCTAAACACGAAATGGGCACCCATCTACTGCGATCGCCCGAAACCCAACTTGGTCGAAAAGCGGATTCCCTGGAAGCTGATTCCAATAGACCTTGTACCATCAAATTACCCTG GAAACCTTATGAGGCGCTTCAGTCGGGACGTGATCTCCACGTGCGCCGCTCCACATCCGTCCAGTTCACCGGATGATCGAGCGTCTATACAGTCACCAGTACCTTGCCCAGACGGAGCCAGAGGAGTTCAAGAGAATCATACTGTTACCAAGTCAGTAGTGGACCTTGATGGAAAATCAGCGACAAATAGAACTGGAGAGCTGATGGATAAAGAGCCTTGGAACGCTGATTCTACATCGTGTTCGCCTTCTTCGCCTAAATGTGATCACGGAACCAGCTCTCATAAAAGCACTGAAGCCGAGATTCCTAGTTTACGGACTAATGTAATACCCCCTCTCATTCCTCGCCCAGTAATAGACCGTCAAGTAGAAGCGGACATACTGGAAGCATTGGGATCACTGAATTCAATGCTCGACGCCTCAGAGTTGTTATTGTCAAAACCGATTCAGTCTGCTTCATCTGAAGTACTTACTTCTAATAATGCTGAAAACGTAGATGTACCTCAATCACCCGTAATTGTGGAAGATAAATCACAACATGTAACTTTATCTCTTACCGCTGAAAATGTTGTACAAAGTGTCGAGTCATGTTCATTGCAGATATTGGGCGAATCCGTCAAGGAAGAAGTTGCCAACGTTGATTCCCCGGGAAattcttcaacttcttcacCTAAGCCAGCTGAACAGTCGGTCACTACTGAAGAAGTGGTTGATTCATGTCCCAGTTGCCAGACTCTCCTTGACATTCTTGGGTTGAAGATCGATTTAAAAACCGGAAACGCCTCAGTAACTTGTCTTGGATGCGATGTTCATATAGTCATGGccaatgttttcaaaaagttgtga